In one Ischnura elegans chromosome 13, ioIscEleg1.1, whole genome shotgun sequence genomic region, the following are encoded:
- the LOC124170027 gene encoding uncharacterized protein LOC124170027, with protein sequence MQISLGTSLSHTNFVWCSFCVFRMRMRTILFVVLSQIQRATMTNWGLEEDLKPVAHVREIVQKLLVCVRTARSDHEYILHLQSDMANLTWRFNHLDESRKRYDFQQ encoded by the exons ATGCAAATATCTCTTGGAACATCGTTATCTCACACTAATTTTGTTTGGTGTTCCTTTTGTGTTTTCAGAATGAGGATGCGCACCATCTTGTTTGTGGTTCTCTCTCAAATCCAGAGAGCAACAATGACCAATTG GGGATTAGAGGAAGACCTAAAACCCGTGGCTCACGTTCGCGAAATCGTTCAGAAGTTGTTGGTTTGCGTGAGGACAGCAAG GAGTGACcatgaatatattttacatctGCAAAGCGATATGGCCAACCTTACATGGAGATTCAATCATCTTGATGAATCAAGAAAAAGGTATGATTTTCAACAGTAA